A genomic window from Tolypothrix sp. PCC 7910 includes:
- the rimM gene encoding ribosome maturation factor RimM (Essential for efficient processing of 16S rRNA), giving the protein MNRIGKASRREGAKNTKPEKKKETNPKSKIQNPKLDDWLEIGKIVAPQGLAGEMRVYPNTDFPERFEVPGKRWLLRPGDMEPQPIELVAGRYIEAKNLYVIKLAGVENRNQVEELRGCKIMVPESDRPQLAEDEFYVPDLLGLEVFLQASGELVGKVVDIIPAGNDLLEVELDPTFAPDKKQKTVLIPFVEAIAPVVDIPARRIEVTPPPGLLEI; this is encoded by the coding sequence ATGAACCGCATTGGCAAAGCCTCTCGCAGAGAAGGCGCAAAGAACACGAAGCCAGAAAAGAAAAAAGAAACTAATCCAAAATCCAAAATCCAAAATCCAAAATTGGATGATTGGCTAGAGATTGGGAAGATTGTTGCACCTCAAGGTTTGGCGGGAGAGATGCGGGTGTATCCGAATACCGACTTTCCCGAACGGTTTGAGGTACCAGGAAAACGCTGGTTATTGCGTCCTGGTGATATGGAACCGCAACCGATAGAATTAGTAGCTGGGCGTTACATCGAAGCCAAAAATTTGTATGTAATTAAATTAGCTGGCGTAGAAAATCGCAACCAAGTAGAAGAATTGCGTGGTTGTAAGATTATGGTGCCAGAAAGCGATCGCCCGCAATTGGCTGAAGATGAGTTTTATGTTCCCGATTTGCTTGGCTTAGAAGTGTTTTTGCAAGCATCGGGCGAACTGGTGGGTAAAGTTGTAGATATCATTCCGGCTGGTAATGATTTATTAGAAGTTGAATTAGATCCCACATTTGCACCAGATAAAAAACAAAAGACAGTTTTAATTCCCTTTGTAGAAGCGATCGCACCTGTTGTAGATATACCAGCTCGTCGCATTGAAGTAACACCACCACCAGGGTTATTGGAAATCTAA
- a CDS encoding polysaccharide deacetylase family protein, whose amino-acid sequence MSYTMQDLEKFLEYLARNNYWFLSTQELYDYFIDRNRDIPQEYLGKKPIMLSFDDSYKTVYTNIIPVLERLEKEFKQKIKIVLFVNPGTLAKIHHPSTTYLSCEDLRAGFAKGFYDIQSHGENHKDLAKITVSELNQELAQAQIELRECLAGLAAPQEIARHIAYPYGSMNHQVETYAAKYYQSGYLYNSTILRFRWLQDKYRISRLTVNRAKSPERLIQMATRSFTISK is encoded by the coding sequence ATGTCTTATACAATGCAAGATTTAGAAAAGTTCTTAGAATACTTAGCTCGTAATAATTACTGGTTTTTATCAACTCAAGAATTATATGATTACTTTATTGATCGCAACAGAGATATTCCGCAAGAATATCTGGGTAAAAAGCCCATAATGTTAAGCTTTGATGACAGCTACAAAACTGTATATACTAATATCATCCCTGTTTTAGAAAGGTTAGAAAAAGAATTTAAGCAAAAAATAAAAATAGTTTTATTTGTAAATCCTGGTACGTTAGCTAAAATTCATCATCCATCAACTACATACCTGAGTTGTGAGGATTTGAGAGCAGGATTTGCTAAAGGATTTTATGATATTCAATCTCATGGAGAAAACCACAAAGATTTAGCTAAAATTACTGTTTCTGAGTTAAATCAGGAACTAGCTCAAGCTCAAATTGAACTTAGAGAATGTCTGGCTGGATTAGCAGCACCGCAGGAGATTGCTAGACACATTGCATATCCCTATGGTTCTATGAATCATCAAGTAGAAACCTATGCAGCCAAGTATTATCAATCAGGTTATTTGTATAACAGCACAATTTTACGCTTCCGTTGGTTGCAGGATAAATATCGGATTTCACGCCTCACAGTAAATCGAGCAAAATCACCTGAAAGATTGATTCAAATGGCTACTCGGTCTTTTACTATCTCTAAATAA
- a CDS encoding alpha/beta fold hydrolase produces MSITEHKITVNSLDWFYREAAPIGRTDLIPVVLLHGIVSQSYSWRNILPALASQGTRAIAPDWIGYGFSSTPEKRDFAYNPEAFITALEGFIKALELEKFSLVVQGFLGSVGLQYALRHPEKIANLAILNAPISSAAKLPWKIKQMGLPLAGEMMTQDPLLVDRTLEGGSRYRIEDKDLDVYRRPFLKSSAPGRSLLATIRNLQLDSAMQEVESGFKQWQQPILIQWGMIDPWLPVEIAQSFADSVPNAELVKLNNVGHYPQEHYHETILEDLLPFVRRAESK; encoded by the coding sequence GTGTCAATAACAGAACATAAAATCACCGTAAATTCATTAGATTGGTTCTATCGCGAAGCTGCACCAATTGGCAGAACTGACTTAATACCTGTAGTATTGCTACACGGCATCGTTTCACAAAGTTACAGTTGGCGGAACATTTTACCCGCTTTAGCCAGCCAGGGAACAAGAGCGATCGCCCCCGATTGGATTGGTTATGGCTTTTCCTCTACTCCTGAAAAACGAGATTTTGCCTACAATCCAGAAGCATTTATTACAGCTTTAGAAGGATTTATTAAAGCCTTAGAACTAGAAAAATTTTCTTTAGTTGTCCAAGGTTTTTTAGGTTCTGTAGGCTTACAATATGCCTTACGTCACCCAGAAAAAATTGCTAATTTAGCTATTTTAAATGCTCCCATTTCCTCTGCTGCTAAATTACCTTGGAAAATTAAACAAATGGGCTTACCTTTAGCAGGTGAAATGATGACTCAAGACCCCCTTTTAGTTGATAGAACCTTAGAAGGTGGGAGTCGTTATCGTATAGAAGATAAAGATTTAGATGTTTATCGCCGTCCATTTTTGAAAAGTTCTGCACCGGGGCGGAGTCTACTTGCAACTATTCGCAATTTGCAACTCGACTCAGCCATGCAAGAAGTTGAATCTGGTTTTAAACAATGGCAACAACCAATCTTAATTCAATGGGGAATGATTGACCCTTGGTTACCTGTAGAAATAGCACAAAGTTTTGCCGATTCCGTACCCAATGCAGAATTAGTCAAACTAAATAACGTTGGTCATTACCCACAAGAACATTATCACGAAACAATTCTCGAAGACCTTTTGCCTTTTGTGCGGCGTGCAGAATCAAAGTAA
- a CDS encoding phosphoketolase — translation MTLASPIQSKPLTDEELRKINAYWRAANYLSVGQIYLLDNPLLREPLKLEHVKPRLLGHWGTTPGLNFIYVHLNRAIAKYDLNTIYIAGPGHGGPGLVANTYLEGTYSKFYPNISQDAEGMKRLFKQFSFPGGIPSHVAPETPGSIHEGGELGYALSHAYGAAFDNPDLLVACVIGDGEAETAALAASWHSNKFLNPVNDGAVLPILHLNGYKIANPTLLSRLSHEEIENLFLGYGYKPYFVEGSDPATVHQLFAATLDTIVTEIQSIQREARVHGFKDRPQWPMIILRTPKGWTGPKEVDGKKTEGFWRSHQVPFGEIANKPEHLRLLEDWMKSYKPEELFDANGSLIPELAELAPKGHRRMGDNPHANGGILLRDLKLPDFENYAVDVPQPGKVIGEATKVTGKFLRDVIKLNEDSRNFRIVGPDETQSNRLDAVFEVTDRTWVAKTLPEDEHLSPDGRVMEILSETTCQGWLEGYLLTGRHGFFSCYEAFIHIIDSMFNQHAKWLKTTRHIPWRRPIASLNYLLTSHVWRQDHNGFSHQDPGFIDHVINKKSEIIRVYLPPDANTLLSVTDHCLRSRNYVNVVVAGKQPALQYLDMDAAIKHCTKGIGIWEWASNDQNSEPDVVMACAGDVPTLETLAAVDILRQHFPDLKVRVVNVVDLMTLQPKSEHPHGLSPKDFDTIFTTNKPVIFAFHGYPWLIHRLTYRHTNHNNIHVRGYKEEGTTTTPFDMVVLNDLDRFHLVMDVIDRVPQLGYKAAYVKQMLQDKLIEHKHYIERYGEDMPDIRDWQWPY, via the coding sequence ATGACTTTAGCAAGTCCGATTCAATCCAAGCCTTTAACGGATGAAGAATTGCGGAAGATAAATGCCTACTGGCGTGCTGCTAATTATCTTTCAGTAGGACAAATATATCTTCTGGACAATCCGCTGCTAAGAGAACCACTGAAGCTAGAACATGTCAAACCCAGACTGTTGGGTCACTGGGGAACAACACCGGGACTGAACTTTATTTACGTTCATCTCAATCGCGCGATCGCAAAATACGACCTCAACACAATCTACATTGCTGGCCCTGGTCATGGTGGGCCTGGATTGGTTGCTAATACTTACCTAGAAGGCACTTACAGCAAGTTCTACCCGAATATATCCCAAGATGCAGAGGGGATGAAGCGGCTGTTCAAACAATTCTCCTTCCCTGGTGGGATTCCTAGCCACGTTGCACCAGAAACCCCCGGTTCAATTCACGAAGGTGGGGAATTAGGCTATGCTTTATCTCACGCCTACGGTGCTGCTTTTGACAACCCCGATTTGCTGGTTGCTTGTGTAATTGGTGATGGAGAAGCTGAAACCGCAGCCTTAGCAGCTAGTTGGCACTCAAATAAGTTTCTTAACCCTGTCAATGATGGTGCTGTATTACCAATTCTGCACCTCAATGGCTATAAAATTGCTAACCCCACATTACTATCACGGTTAAGCCACGAAGAAATTGAGAACCTATTTTTAGGCTATGGTTATAAGCCTTACTTTGTCGAAGGTTCCGACCCTGCAACCGTACATCAGTTATTTGCCGCTACGCTGGATACAATAGTCACGGAAATTCAAAGTATTCAAAGAGAAGCCCGCGTACATGGTTTTAAAGACCGTCCGCAGTGGCCGATGATTATTTTAAGAACACCCAAAGGCTGGACAGGGCCGAAAGAGGTGGATGGGAAAAAGACTGAAGGTTTTTGGCGATCGCATCAAGTTCCGTTTGGAGAAATCGCCAACAAGCCAGAACACCTGAGATTACTCGAAGACTGGATGAAGAGTTACAAACCTGAAGAACTCTTCGACGCTAACGGTAGCTTAATTCCCGAACTAGCCGAACTAGCACCCAAGGGACATCGGCGGATGGGCGATAATCCCCACGCCAACGGCGGTATTCTACTGCGTGACCTCAAGCTACCTGATTTTGAGAACTACGCTGTTGATGTTCCGCAACCAGGAAAGGTCATTGGTGAAGCCACCAAAGTCACAGGTAAATTCCTACGCGATGTCATCAAACTAAACGAGGACAGCCGCAATTTCCGCATTGTCGGCCCAGATGAAACCCAATCAAATCGCCTAGATGCGGTATTTGAAGTTACAGACCGCACATGGGTTGCCAAAACTCTCCCAGAAGATGAACACCTCTCCCCTGATGGGCGGGTGATGGAAATCCTCAGCGAAACTACTTGCCAAGGATGGTTAGAAGGCTACTTGCTTACAGGTCGTCATGGATTCTTCTCCTGCTATGAAGCGTTCATCCACATCATTGATTCCATGTTCAACCAGCACGCCAAGTGGCTAAAAACCACCCGTCACATTCCCTGGCGTAGACCTATTGCATCCCTGAACTACCTTTTAACCTCCCATGTGTGGCGACAAGACCATAACGGTTTTTCTCACCAAGACCCTGGTTTTATCGACCATGTAATTAACAAAAAATCAGAGATCATCCGCGTTTATCTTCCCCCTGATGCCAATACTTTATTGTCGGTAACAGACCATTGTCTCAGAAGCCGTAACTACGTCAACGTCGTTGTTGCTGGTAAGCAACCAGCCCTACAATATCTAGACATGGATGCAGCTATTAAACACTGCACCAAAGGTATTGGTATTTGGGAATGGGCCAGCAACGATCAAAACAGCGAACCTGATGTAGTCATGGCTTGCGCTGGGGATGTTCCCACCTTAGAAACCTTGGCAGCTGTAGATATTTTACGCCAGCATTTCCCCGACTTAAAAGTCCGGGTAGTCAACGTAGTCGATTTAATGACACTACAGCCAAAAAGCGAACATCCCCACGGTTTAAGCCCCAAAGATTTCGACACCATTTTTACTACCAACAAACCAGTAATCTTTGCTTTTCATGGCTATCCTTGGCTAATCCATCGCTTAACCTATCGCCATACAAACCATAACAACATCCACGTCCGTGGCTACAAAGAAGAAGGAACCACGACCACACCTTTTGATATGGTCGTCCTCAA
- a CDS encoding S-(hydroxymethyl)glutathione dehydrogenase/class III alcohol dehydrogenase, whose product MEVKAAVAYGAGKPLTIETVQLSGPQAGEVLVEIKASGVCHTDAYTLSGKDPEGLFPAILGHEGAGVVVEVGAGVTSVKPGDHVIPLYTPECRQCEYCLSQKTNLCQAIRSTQGRGLMPDGTSRFNIGGEMIHHYMGTSTFANYTVLPEIAVAKIREDAPFDKVCYIGCGVTTGIGAVIYTAKVEAGAKVIVFGLGGIGLNVIQGARLVGADMIVGVDLNPKKRALAEKFGMTHFVNPQEVEGDLVPYLVDLTKGGADYTFECIGNVNVMRQALECCHKGWGVSVIIGVAGAGQEISTRPFQLVTGRVWKGSAFGGARGRTDVPKIVDWYMDGKINIDDLITHVMPIEQINHALELMHEGESIRSVVTF is encoded by the coding sequence TTGGAAGTTAAAGCCGCAGTCGCTTACGGCGCGGGTAAGCCGTTAACTATTGAAACTGTTCAATTATCCGGGCCTCAAGCTGGGGAAGTATTGGTTGAGATTAAAGCTAGTGGTGTTTGTCATACCGATGCTTACACTCTTTCTGGTAAAGATCCAGAAGGTTTGTTTCCCGCAATTTTGGGACATGAAGGTGCGGGTGTAGTTGTGGAAGTAGGCGCTGGGGTAACTAGCGTCAAGCCTGGGGATCATGTAATCCCCCTTTACACTCCAGAATGTCGCCAGTGTGAATATTGTCTCAGTCAGAAAACAAATCTCTGTCAAGCTATTCGCAGCACCCAAGGACGGGGTTTAATGCCCGATGGGACAAGTCGCTTTAATATTGGTGGAGAAATGATTCACCATTACATGGGTACATCCACCTTTGCGAACTATACAGTGTTACCAGAAATAGCTGTAGCTAAAATTCGTGAAGATGCCCCATTTGATAAGGTTTGTTATATCGGCTGCGGTGTCACCACAGGAATTGGCGCAGTTATTTATACAGCCAAAGTAGAAGCAGGCGCAAAAGTAATAGTTTTTGGTTTAGGTGGTATTGGCTTAAATGTCATCCAAGGCGCGCGCTTAGTAGGAGCCGATATGATTGTTGGGGTGGATTTAAATCCCAAAAAACGCGCTTTAGCTGAAAAGTTTGGCATGACGCACTTTGTTAATCCCCAAGAAGTTGAAGGTGATTTAGTTCCCTATTTAGTTGACTTAACCAAAGGCGGCGCTGATTACACTTTTGAATGTATTGGTAATGTGAATGTTATGCGCCAAGCATTAGAATGCTGCCATAAAGGTTGGGGTGTAAGCGTCATTATTGGTGTTGCTGGTGCAGGACAAGAAATTAGCACTCGTCCCTTTCAACTAGTAACTGGACGTGTTTGGAAAGGTTCTGCATTTGGTGGCGCTAGAGGACGTACAGATGTGCCGAAAATTGTTGATTGGTACATGGATGGCAAGATAAATATTGATGATTTAATTACTCATGTCATGCCAATTGAACAGATAAATCATGCTTTAGAATTAATGCATGAAGGTGAATCAATTCGTAGCGTTGTCACATTTTAA
- a CDS encoding Uma2 family endonuclease has translation MVTTNEAINITPKEKPLAEKRVTLNNISWDAYEQILDALGDNRAALLTYYDGVLEIMTPLEEHETSSENIGMLIQILTEELNLNIKSMASTTLKIPNSKIGAEPDKCYYIQNEPAVRGKTVDLAVDPPPDLILEVDITHTDINKKQLYQEMKVPEFWRYNGSRLTIYVLTQGEYQESATSATFPILTKSMVYDFLAQCKTEGETQTKRAFRKMLREQIQQ, from the coding sequence ATGGTTACTACCAATGAAGCGATAAACATTACTCCTAAAGAAAAACCACTTGCAGAAAAACGCGTCACCCTGAATAATATCAGTTGGGATGCTTATGAGCAGATTCTTGATGCCTTGGGTGATAATCGAGCCGCTCTGCTCACGTATTACGATGGTGTTTTGGAGATTATGACTCCATTAGAAGAACATGAAACTAGTAGTGAAAATATTGGGATGTTGATTCAAATTCTGACGGAGGAACTCAATCTCAATATTAAAAGCATGGCTTCTACAACGTTAAAAATACCAAATTCAAAAATTGGAGCAGAACCAGATAAATGTTATTACATTCAAAATGAACCTGCTGTCAGAGGTAAAACAGTGGATTTAGCAGTAGATCCACCTCCAGATTTAATTTTAGAAGTAGATATTACTCATACAGATATTAATAAAAAGCAACTCTATCAGGAAATGAAGGTTCCTGAATTTTGGCGTTATAACGGTAGCAGATTAACTATTTATGTGTTGACGCAAGGCGAATATCAAGAATCAGCAACTAGCGCCACATTCCCGATATTAACCAAGTCAATGGTGTATGATTTCCTAGCACAATGCAAAACTGAGGGTGAAACCCAAACTAAGCGCGCTTTCCGTAAAATGTTGCGCGAACAAATCCAGCAGTAA
- a CDS encoding FAD-binding oxidoreductase, with the protein MSHVVIIGCGVVGAAIAYELSQVKGLSITVLDSQPPAQASTGAALGVLMGIISQKLKGKAWQLRQTSVQRYETLIPELEAITGRKIPFNRQGIVSLCLQGEDLADKEKLLEIRQSQGWNLEIWDKAKLQNLCPQIVNEQVTGAVYSPQDRQLDPTALTLALVEAAQHNGVTCKFGVTVLNAQSSPQLTPSENSAQVCHQLETTDGTITADWVVVAAGLGSTPLTSQLNQKIDIRPVLGQALQVSVGHPLGNPDFQPAITGNDVHIVPVGSGDYWIGATVEFPSDRDEIPLNHEILESVRQQAIAFCPELASATIVRTWSGLRPRPEGRPAPVIGKLPGFSNVLLATGHYRNGVLLAPATAYAIREMIIPSNSQ; encoded by the coding sequence ATGAGTCATGTAGTTATTATCGGTTGCGGTGTAGTTGGGGCAGCGATCGCCTATGAACTGAGTCAAGTTAAAGGTCTGAGTATCACTGTTCTGGATAGCCAGCCTCCGGCACAAGCATCCACTGGCGCTGCACTTGGCGTTTTAATGGGTATAATTAGCCAAAAACTTAAAGGTAAAGCTTGGCAGTTACGACAAACTAGCGTCCAACGCTATGAAACTTTGATTCCCGAATTAGAAGCAATCACAGGGCGTAAAATCCCCTTTAACCGCCAGGGAATCGTCAGCCTTTGCTTACAAGGAGAAGATTTAGCAGACAAGGAAAAATTACTGGAAATTCGCCAATCCCAAGGCTGGAACTTAGAAATTTGGGACAAGGCTAAACTGCAAAATCTCTGTCCGCAGATAGTTAACGAACAAGTAACTGGTGCTGTCTATTCTCCGCAAGACCGCCAACTTGACCCCACAGCTTTAACATTAGCTTTAGTTGAGGCTGCTCAACACAACGGCGTTACCTGTAAATTTGGCGTGACGGTGTTAAATGCCCAATCTTCACCGCAATTAACACCAAGCGAAAACTCTGCCCAAGTTTGTCACCAACTAGAAACTACAGATGGAACAATTACGGCTGACTGGGTTGTCGTCGCTGCTGGGTTGGGTTCTACACCCTTGACATCGCAACTCAATCAAAAAATTGACATTCGCCCTGTACTGGGACAAGCATTACAAGTTAGTGTAGGGCATCCATTAGGAAATCCTGACTTTCAGCCAGCAATCACAGGGAATGATGTGCATATTGTCCCCGTCGGTAGTGGCGACTACTGGATTGGCGCAACCGTAGAATTTCCTAGCGATCGCGATGAAATTCCACTTAATCACGAAATACTGGAATCTGTCAGACAACAAGCGATCGCCTTTTGTCCAGAATTAGCCAGCGCAACAATTGTCCGCACTTGGTCAGGTTTACGCCCCCGCCCCGAAGGCCGCCCAGCCCCAGTTATAGGAAAATTACCAGGGTTTAGTAATGTCCTCTTAGCCACCGGACATTATCGCAACGGCGTTTTACTCGCACCCGCCACAGCTTATGCAATTCGTGAGATGATTATTCCTAGCAATTCTCAATAA
- a CDS encoding valine--pyruvate transaminase: MNPALTKIGAQMSNLTGVRAIMKDIVETLKANAGQELINLSAGNPLILPAVERLWRDCTADLLASSEYGEVVCRYGSSQGYAPLIEAIANDFNRRYGLKLSDRNILITPGSQTLYFYAANAFGGYTTTGELKQIVLPLSPDYTGYGGICLVPEALIAYKPALDIDESAHRFKYRPDFSQVSISESTGCVIFSRPCNPTGNVLTDEEVRKIAALAAPYDVPVLIDSAYAPPFPALNFTDMSLIFEENIIHCTSLSKAGLPGERIGIAIGNERTIQVLESFQTNASLHSSRYGQAIAARAINSGALAEIAEQVIRPFYQNKFSVLENTLDASMPKDLPWFLHRGEGAIFAWLWLKDLPISDWEFYQELKKVGVIVVPGSTFFPGLKEEWPHKQQCLRISLTGSDEELVTGMRRLAKVAEQAYQGAAVSA, encoded by the coding sequence ATGAATCCTGCCCTTACGAAAATTGGCGCTCAAATGTCCAACCTGACTGGCGTTCGCGCAATTATGAAAGATATTGTGGAAACGTTAAAAGCTAATGCAGGGCAGGAATTAATTAATTTGAGTGCGGGTAATCCGTTAATTTTGCCAGCAGTCGAGCGATTATGGCGGGATTGTACGGCAGATTTACTCGCTAGCTCAGAATATGGTGAAGTGGTTTGCCGATATGGTTCCAGCCAAGGTTATGCACCATTAATTGAAGCGATCGCCAATGATTTTAATCGCCGCTATGGGTTAAAGTTAAGCGATCGCAATATTTTAATTACCCCGGGTAGCCAAACTCTCTATTTTTACGCTGCTAATGCTTTTGGTGGTTACACTACTACTGGCGAACTGAAGCAAATTGTCTTACCTCTCAGCCCCGACTACACTGGTTACGGTGGAATTTGCTTGGTTCCAGAAGCTTTAATTGCTTATAAACCAGCTTTAGATATTGATGAGTCTGCCCATAGATTTAAATATCGTCCCGATTTTAGCCAGGTATCAATTTCTGAAAGTACGGGTTGCGTGATTTTCTCTCGTCCTTGTAATCCTACAGGGAATGTTCTTACTGATGAGGAAGTGAGAAAAATTGCCGCCCTCGCTGCACCTTATGATGTGCCAGTCTTAATTGACTCTGCTTATGCGCCTCCCTTCCCAGCACTGAATTTTACGGATATGTCCTTGATATTTGAGGAAAATATCATTCATTGCACTAGCTTATCCAAAGCGGGTTTACCTGGGGAAAGAATTGGAATTGCGATTGGGAATGAAAGGACTATTCAAGTTTTAGAGTCATTCCAAACAAATGCTAGCTTGCATTCTTCGCGTTATGGACAAGCGATCGCAGCTCGTGCTATCAATTCAGGTGCGTTAGCTGAAATTGCCGAACAAGTAATCCGCCCATTCTATCAAAACAAGTTCAGCGTATTAGAAAATACATTAGATGCATCAATGCCCAAGGATTTACCTTGGTTCCTGCATCGTGGTGAAGGTGCTATCTTTGCTTGGTTGTGGTTAAAGGATTTACCAATTAGCGATTGGGAATTCTACCAAGAATTGAAGAAAGTAGGTGTAATTGTTGTTCCTGGTAGTACTTTCTTCCCTGGCTTAAAAGAAGAATGGCCCCACAAGCAGCAATGTCTCCGCATCAGCCTTACCGGTAGCGATGAGGAATTAGTTACCGGAATGCGACGACTGGCGAAGGTAGCAGAACAAGCCTATCAAGGCGCGGCTGTAAGTGCATAG
- a CDS encoding DUF5009 domain-containing protein: MTQESNITTTNIKRADALDALRGLAILAMVFSGTIRYKILPAWMYHAQEPPPTHAFNSQIAGLTWVDVVFPLFLFAMGAAIPLALSRRIAQGWSISRIILYILKRGFMLGAFAIILQHLRPFTINNNPTDETWYLAMLGFVLLFLMFGSWSILGRWSKYGVWLNIAGFIAAIAIISQLQYGGKGFLLERSDPILIVLANMAVFGSLAWLFTRSNLLLRLGLLGYLIALQLSADTNGWIKELWTASAIPILGNDLKFSWIFQFYYLKYLFIIIPGTIVGDLILNWIQKNTQSEQISANQQSLGSRYSQRLLLIIVSMLMICLVLLVGLQTRWIWQTTLVSAAICGASWLLFKQPETEIDYLLKQFYQWGIYWLLLGLFFEPFQGGIHKDPSTYSYYFVTSAIAIFLLIVFTIVIDIFGHKQWLQLLIDNGQNPMIAYVAFANLLWPILQLTGIEDWIIANTTTPVMGVIKGIVYTLPIALFTSFCTRLRLFWKT; this comes from the coding sequence TTGACTCAGGAAAGTAACATTACTACCACAAATATAAAACGCGCCGATGCGTTAGATGCACTGCGGGGATTGGCAATCTTAGCGATGGTGTTTTCGGGCACAATTCGATATAAAATTTTGCCAGCTTGGATGTATCATGCTCAAGAGCCACCCCCAACTCATGCCTTTAATTCTCAGATTGCTGGCTTAACTTGGGTAGATGTAGTCTTCCCCTTATTTTTATTTGCAATGGGTGCTGCCATACCTTTAGCACTATCTCGCCGTATTGCCCAAGGATGGAGTATTTCTAGAATTATTTTATATATTTTGAAGCGCGGCTTCATGCTAGGAGCCTTTGCAATTATTTTGCAACATCTCCGTCCCTTTACCATCAATAACAACCCAACAGATGAAACATGGTACTTAGCAATGCTAGGTTTTGTATTGTTGTTTTTAATGTTTGGGAGTTGGTCTATTTTAGGGAGGTGGAGTAAATATGGTGTGTGGCTAAATATAGCAGGGTTTATCGCTGCGATCGCTATTATTTCTCAACTGCAATATGGTGGTAAAGGCTTTTTATTAGAACGTAGCGATCCAATATTAATAGTACTAGCAAATATGGCAGTTTTTGGCTCGCTAGCTTGGTTATTTACCCGCTCTAATTTACTTCTACGTTTGGGATTACTAGGATATTTGATTGCTTTGCAATTATCTGCTGATACAAATGGATGGATAAAAGAATTATGGACAGCTTCAGCTATACCAATTTTAGGAAATGATTTAAAATTTTCTTGGATTTTTCAGTTTTATTATTTAAAGTACTTGTTCATTATCATTCCTGGAACTATTGTTGGAGATTTAATATTAAACTGGATACAAAAAAATACTCAATCTGAACAGATATCAGCGAATCAGCAGAGTTTAGGCTCTCGCTATAGTCAGCGTTTATTGTTGATTATTGTATCTATGCTGATGATTTGCTTAGTATTATTAGTAGGCTTGCAAACGCGTTGGATTTGGCAAACAACTCTAGTAAGCGCTGCGATTTGTGGCGCAAGCTGGCTATTATTTAAGCAACCAGAAACAGAGATAGACTATTTACTCAAGCAATTTTATCAATGGGGGATTTACTGGTTATTGCTAGGCTTATTTTTCGAGCCTTTCCAGGGAGGGATTCATAAAGACCCCTCTACCTATAGCTATTATTTTGTCACAAGTGCGATCGCAATTTTTTTATTGATAGTTTTTACTATAGTAATTGATATCTTTGGGCATAAGCAGTGGCTGCAATTGTTAATTGATAATGGGCAAAATCCCATGATTGCTTATGTAGCCTTTGCAAATCTTCTCTGGCCTATATTACAACTCACGGGAATAGAAGATTGGATTATTGCCAATACTACTACACCTGTGATGGGCGTAATTAAAGGAATAGTCTACACTCTACCAATTGCTTTATTTACAAGTTTCTGTACTCGTCTAAGGCTATTTTGGAAAACTTAA